A portion of the Adhaeribacter radiodurans genome contains these proteins:
- a CDS encoding bifunctional metallophosphatase/5'-nucleotidase, whose translation MNRRDFLKRTAVGVAATGFMALPEDIWAASTVRLTILHTNDMHSRIDPFPNDGRTNGGLGGMARRATLISQIRQQEPSVLLLDSGDIFQGTPFFNFFGGELEYKLMTQMRYDAATFGNHDFDNGLAGLQRQLPNAGFPFLSANYDFSKTILKDCFQPYKVFEKQGIKVGIFGLGIELAGLVDKKNYEATVYLDPVQRAADMVKQLRENEKCNLLICLSHLGYKYENAKIDDRKLAQQVPGIDLILGGHTHTFMEAPEKINHSNGHETIINQVGWAGINLGRIDFNFSKKNKQKINVAAVVLPVGQPVISS comes from the coding sequence ATGAATAGACGTGATTTTTTGAAAAGAACTGCGGTTGGAGTGGCGGCAACTGGTTTCATGGCTTTGCCTGAAGATATTTGGGCTGCCTCAACCGTGCGGTTAACCATTCTGCATACTAACGACATGCATTCGCGCATTGATCCCTTTCCGAACGATGGGCGAACGAATGGTGGTTTAGGTGGTATGGCCCGGCGGGCTACTTTAATCAGCCAAATCCGGCAGCAGGAACCCAGTGTATTATTACTCGACTCCGGCGATATTTTTCAGGGCACCCCTTTTTTTAACTTTTTTGGCGGCGAGCTGGAGTATAAGTTAATGACGCAAATGCGCTATGATGCGGCTACCTTTGGTAACCACGATTTCGACAATGGATTAGCGGGTTTGCAACGGCAATTACCAAATGCTGGATTTCCTTTTTTATCGGCTAATTACGATTTCAGTAAAACTATTTTGAAGGATTGTTTTCAGCCCTATAAAGTTTTTGAAAAGCAAGGCATTAAAGTAGGCATTTTTGGTTTGGGTATTGAACTGGCCGGTTTAGTAGATAAGAAAAACTATGAGGCTACGGTTTACCTGGACCCGGTACAACGAGCTGCCGATATGGTGAAACAACTCCGCGAAAACGAAAAATGTAACCTGTTAATTTGTTTGTCGCACCTGGGTTATAAATACGAAAACGCGAAAATAGATGACCGGAAGCTGGCTCAGCAAGTACCCGGTATAGATTTAATATTGGGCGGCCATACGCATACCTTTATGGAAGCTCCCGAAAAAATAAATCACTCCAATGGCCACGAAACTATTATTAATCAGGTAGGTTGGGCCGGAATTAATTTAGGACGGATTGATTTTAATTTTAGTAAAAAAAACAA
- a CDS encoding 5'-nucleotidase C-terminal domain-containing protein encodes MKSFRWRLYWRDLIFTFLLFSCQRTWQPSQQLRPEAKLPVNAAVAADMATESMIVPYRQKVEQHMQEVIGTAPVELKSNFVESSLGNFVADLQRSQAATLLGKPVDMGLMTKGGLRYIIPQGKITIGDVFELMPFENELLVLTLSGSTVEKLFQFGAKTKILSVSNASFTLQNGQATNILIGGQPLDTQKIYTLAISDYLANGGDNLSFLKEAIKTEKAGILLREAIIQHIQQLTAQGKPVEAHVEGRVKVM; translated from the coding sequence ATGAAGAGTTTCCGCTGGCGGCTTTATTGGCGAGACCTTATTTTTACTTTTTTACTTTTTTCTTGTCAACGAACCTGGCAGCCAAGTCAGCAATTACGGCCCGAAGCGAAGTTGCCGGTAAATGCAGCAGTAGCGGCAGACATGGCTACCGAATCAATGATAGTACCTTATCGCCAGAAAGTAGAGCAGCACATGCAGGAGGTAATTGGTACGGCTCCTGTGGAATTAAAAAGTAATTTTGTGGAGTCGTCGCTGGGTAATTTTGTGGCAGATTTACAGCGCAGTCAGGCGGCCACTTTATTGGGAAAACCCGTGGATATGGGACTCATGACTAAAGGTGGCTTACGCTATATTATTCCGCAAGGAAAAATTACCATTGGCGATGTATTTGAATTAATGCCTTTTGAAAATGAACTTTTGGTACTAACTCTTTCAGGTTCTACCGTCGAAAAGCTTTTTCAGTTTGGCGCGAAAACAAAAATTTTATCGGTATCAAATGCCTCTTTTACTTTACAAAACGGACAAGCAACTAATATTCTAATTGGTGGTCAACCTTTAGATACGCAAAAGATCTACACCCTGGCTATTTCGGATTACCTGGCTAATGGAGGAGATAATTTAAGTTTTTTGAAAGAAGCCATTAAAACGGAGAAAGCGGGTATTTTACTGCGCGAAGCCATTATTCAGCACATTCAGCAACTAACGGCTCAAGGAAAACCGGTAGAAGCTCACGTAGAAGGCCGGGTGAAAGTGATGTAG